One Methylocapsa sp. D3K7 DNA window includes the following coding sequences:
- a CDS encoding DUF3126 family protein — translation MDKAELQKLQEFLRKSLGNPGLKVTPAKRNPDDADVRLGERQIGTISVDDEDGDRSFAFEMKIPVERPVLQEYLRRLFETETLKIVPRAKKNDSVELNNGDDFIGVISADDPKAKSFTLQMAILDFDLEEF, via the coding sequence GTGGACAAAGCGGAATTGCAGAAACTGCAGGAATTCCTGCGCAAATCCCTGGGCAATCCGGGGCTGAAAGTCACGCCTGCCAAACGCAATCCCGACGATGCCGATGTGCGTCTTGGCGAGCGGCAAATCGGCACGATCTCCGTCGATGACGAAGACGGCGACAGGTCATTTGCCTTCGAGATGAAAATTCCGGTCGAGAGGCCGGTGCTGCAAGAATATTTGCGGCGGCTGTTCGAGACCGAGACTTTGAAGATTGTGCCGCGCGCCAAAAAAAACGATTCGGTCGAATTGAACAATGGCGATGATTTTATCGGCGTAATTTCGGCGGACGATCCCAAGGCCAAGAGTTTTACCTTGCAGATGGCAATCCTCGATTTCGACCTCGAGGAATTTTAA
- a CDS encoding gamma carbonic anhydrase family protein, with protein MPLYALDGVFPILPEVGKFWIAPDAQIIGKVRLEAEVSIWFGAVLRGDNEEIFVGARSNVQDGSLLHTDMGYPLTIGPGCTIGHHAILHGCTIGENSLIGMGATLLNGAKIGRNCLVGANALLTEGKEFPDDSLIIGSPARVMRTLDAASAQRLRESAEHYAANGRRYAKGLVVIG; from the coding sequence ATGCCGCTTTATGCGCTGGATGGCGTCTTCCCCATTTTGCCGGAGGTGGGCAAATTCTGGATCGCGCCGGATGCGCAAATCATCGGCAAGGTGCGGCTGGAGGCGGAGGTCTCGATCTGGTTCGGCGCCGTCCTGCGCGGCGACAATGAAGAGATTTTCGTCGGCGCCAGATCCAATGTGCAGGATGGCTCGCTGCTGCATACCGACATGGGCTATCCCTTGACCATCGGCCCCGGTTGCACGATCGGCCATCATGCGATCCTGCATGGTTGCACGATCGGCGAGAACAGCCTCATCGGCATGGGCGCGACGCTGTTGAACGGCGCCAAAATCGGCCGCAATTGCCTCGTCGGCGCCAATGCCTTGCTGACCGAGGGCAAGGAGTTTCCCGACGACAGTCTCATCATTGGCAGCCCCGCGCGAGTCATGCGCACCCTCGATGCCGCCTCGGCGCAGCGGCTGCGCGAGAGCGCCGAACATTATGCCGCCAATGGACGGCGCTATGCTAAGGGCCTCGTTGTGATCGGCTGA
- a CDS encoding DUF2971 domain-containing protein, whose product MPLPPLYKYLDFKGALLTLENRTFKHAKPSDFNDTEDLTFQSMFPEEMEVALTKIEHGFTDIILQHINDPPTCSSPMKEQLALIQHVFRTNPKAADMVKAEMASEGAEPVFDVNYMRVRAGVVVKEINEQMQATRVLCVTTHKDSEKMWVDYAENHKGIALRIEPNVAKQSKFNVFQPVIYREKRPTLYDDPLEFIAGGLFGDLEARTRAMLDKIVYTKTLKWEHEGEYRLAIHLRQDEEPWNTDPYHPEEIVELYLGLAMEKADADCIVSMALAVNPNIAIFRMKRMPDGSLGFDSV is encoded by the coding sequence ATGCCTCTGCCTCCGCTTTACAAATATCTTGACTTTAAGGGCGCGTTGCTAACGCTCGAGAATAGAACGTTCAAACACGCAAAGCCATCAGATTTCAACGACACAGAAGACCTGACGTTCCAGAGCATGTTTCCCGAAGAAATGGAGGTGGCGCTGACGAAGATTGAGCACGGCTTCACGGATATAATTCTTCAGCACATCAACGATCCGCCAACATGCAGCTCGCCGATGAAGGAGCAGCTTGCGCTCATTCAGCATGTATTCCGTACCAATCCCAAGGCCGCAGATATGGTCAAAGCCGAGATGGCTAGCGAGGGAGCAGAGCCTGTCTTTGACGTCAATTACATGCGCGTGCGAGCTGGAGTGGTCGTCAAGGAGATCAATGAACAGATGCAAGCCACCCGAGTGCTCTGTGTGACCACCCACAAGGACTCCGAAAAAATGTGGGTCGACTATGCCGAGAACCACAAGGGAATCGCGCTACGAATCGAACCGAATGTAGCCAAACAATCCAAGTTTAATGTGTTCCAGCCCGTCATCTATCGCGAGAAGCGCCCCACACTTTACGATGACCCGCTTGAGTTCATCGCTGGCGGCCTGTTTGGAGATTTGGAGGCTCGCACAAGGGCGATGCTTGATAAGATCGTTTACACCAAGACTCTGAAATGGGAGCACGAAGGCGAGTATCGCTTGGCGATCCACTTGCGGCAGGATGAAGAGCCGTGGAACACAGACCCGTATCATCCCGAAGAGATAGTTGAGCTATATCTTGGCCTTGCTATGGAAAAGGCGGACGCCGATTGCATTGTCAGCATGGCTTTGGCAGTTAACCCAAACATCGCGATCTTTAGAATGAAGCGAATGCCAGATGGAAGCCTCGGGTTCGATAGCGTCTGA
- a CDS encoding penicillin-binding protein 1A codes for MPRRAETTRPRSRKRRSLTGFVLYWSLIATVWAAVAGAGVVAYQATKLPAIDALAVPKRPPNIAILDESGTLLANRGDTGGAAVRLADLPPYLPKAFVAIEDRHFYSHFGIDPTGILRAVFHNLAGGGSVQGGSTLTQQLAKNLFLTQERTVSRKIQEAILALWLEHKYSKNQILELYLNRVYFGSGAYGVEAASQKYFGHAARNATLPEAAILAGLMKAPTRLAPNHNPEGAAERAAQVIEAMRQEGFITDAMAALALAHPAQAVRDQNTNAANYAADYVMDTLDDTIGAIDEDITVSTTLDGGLQALAQASLEDALARRGVALNIGQGALVALAPDGAIKALVGGRDYAESQFNRAVSAKRQPGSAFKPFVYLAALETGLTPDTVRADAPINVKGWEPENYSHQYFGPVTLTKALSQSLNTVAVRLGLEAGPKAVAAVAHRLGITSELSVNPSIALGTSEVTPLEIVGAYAAFANGGIGVQPQIISRVKTASGRLLYQRKVTSNGRVIDPTYVAMMNAMMQETLLTGTARKASLPDWQAAGKTGTSQDFRDAWFIGYTSHLVTGVWLGNDDNSPTKKATGGSLPVEIWSRFMRAAHQGVVPQPLPGGIWRGNTAVADENGWPLPNFFSGGPFASTTRDVAPPPYPPDDMPQRNDARATSPAYGGGLVPPADIPNGQPGQRRRAQSGPKNIFEQLFGG; via the coding sequence TTGCCCCGCCGCGCCGAAACCACGCGACCCCGAAGCCGGAAACGCCGCTCGCTGACCGGGTTCGTGCTGTATTGGAGCCTGATCGCCACCGTCTGGGCCGCCGTCGCGGGTGCTGGCGTTGTCGCCTATCAGGCCACGAAACTGCCGGCCATCGATGCTCTTGCCGTGCCGAAACGGCCGCCGAACATCGCGATTCTCGACGAGTCTGGCACTCTGCTCGCCAATCGCGGCGACACCGGCGGCGCGGCGGTGCGCCTGGCCGATTTGCCCCCCTATTTGCCCAAGGCCTTTGTCGCGATCGAGGACCGCCATTTTTATTCGCATTTTGGCATTGATCCGACCGGTATTCTGCGCGCCGTCTTTCACAATCTCGCGGGGGGTGGCTCGGTGCAGGGCGGCTCGACCCTCACCCAGCAGCTCGCCAAAAATCTCTTTCTGACCCAGGAAAGAACCGTTTCGCGGAAAATTCAGGAAGCGATCCTTGCCCTGTGGCTCGAACACAAATATTCGAAAAATCAAATTCTCGAACTGTATTTGAACCGCGTGTATTTCGGCTCCGGCGCTTATGGCGTTGAGGCGGCGTCGCAAAAATATTTCGGCCATGCCGCCCGCAACGCGACCTTGCCAGAGGCCGCCATTCTCGCCGGGCTGATGAAGGCGCCGACGCGGCTCGCGCCCAATCACAATCCGGAAGGCGCCGCTGAGCGCGCGGCGCAAGTCATCGAGGCGATGCGGCAGGAGGGCTTTATCACCGATGCGATGGCGGCGCTCGCCCTTGCCCATCCTGCGCAAGCCGTCCGCGATCAAAACACCAATGCCGCCAATTATGCCGCCGATTACGTGATGGATACGCTCGACGATACGATTGGCGCCATCGACGAAGACATCACCGTCTCGACGACGCTTGACGGCGGCCTCCAGGCCCTCGCGCAGGCCTCACTTGAAGACGCGCTCGCCCGCAGAGGCGTCGCCCTCAACATCGGTCAAGGCGCTCTTGTTGCGCTCGCGCCCGATGGAGCGATCAAGGCGCTAGTCGGCGGCCGCGACTATGCCGAGAGTCAATTCAATCGCGCGGTTTCAGCGAAGCGGCAGCCGGGCTCGGCGTTCAAGCCTTTCGTTTATCTGGCCGCGCTCGAAACCGGCCTCACCCCGGACACGGTGCGGGCCGACGCGCCCATCAATGTCAAAGGCTGGGAGCCAGAAAATTATTCGCACCAGTATTTTGGTCCGGTCACCCTGACCAAAGCTCTGTCGCAATCCCTCAACACCGTGGCGGTGCGGCTTGGCCTCGAAGCCGGTCCCAAGGCCGTCGCCGCGGTCGCACACCGGCTTGGAATCACCTCCGAGCTTTCCGTCAATCCGTCGATCGCGCTCGGCACCTCCGAGGTCACGCCGCTCGAAATCGTCGGCGCTTATGCGGCCTTCGCCAATGGCGGCATCGGCGTGCAGCCCCAGATCATCTCAAGAGTGAAAACCGCGTCGGGAAGGCTTCTCTATCAGCGCAAGGTCACCAGCAATGGCCGGGTCATCGATCCCACTTATGTGGCGATGATGAACGCCATGATGCAGGAAACCCTGCTCACCGGCACGGCGCGCAAGGCGTCTTTGCCCGATTGGCAAGCGGCCGGAAAAACCGGCACAAGCCAGGATTTTCGCGACGCCTGGTTCATTGGCTATACGAGCCATCTGGTCACTGGCGTCTGGCTCGGCAATGACGACAATTCGCCGACGAAAAAAGCCACGGGCGGCTCGCTCCCGGTCGAGATCTGGTCGCGCTTCATGCGCGCCGCGCATCAAGGTGTGGTGCCGCAGCCGCTGCCCGGCGGCATTTGGCGGGGCAACACCGCCGTGGCGGATGAAAATGGCTGGCCTCTGCCCAACTTCTTCTCCGGCGGCCCATTCGCCAGCACGACACGCGACGTCGCGCCCCCGCCCTATCCGCCAGACGATATGCCTCAGCGCAACGATGCCCGCGCAACTTCGCCAGCCTATGGCGGCGGCCTGGTGCCGCCAGCAGATATTCCCAATGGCCAACCGGGACAAAGGCGCCGGGCGCAAAGCGGACCGAAGAACATTTTCGAGCAGCTGTTTGGGGGATAG
- the dnaN gene encoding DNA polymerase III subunit beta produces MKVTLERAALLKSLGHVHRVVERRNTIPILANVLLRAEGQALLLKATDLDLEVTERLPADVGIAGATTLPAHILYEIVRKLPDGAQVSLDSSGEGQLQLRSGRSRFNLQSLPDSDFPDLATGELGHGFNLAAQDLKRLIDKTQFAISNEETRYYLNGVYLHTIEVEGHMMLRAVATDGHRLARVEIPAPKGAAGMPGVILPRKAVTEVQKLIEDPGAEVRVDISATKARFTFGDPAAASGQVVLISKLIDGTFPDYVRVIPAGNDKRLVVDRAPFAAAVDRVSTISSERGRAVKLALTDSKLTLSVTNPDSGSATEELDVDYDSAPIDIGFNARYLLDITEQLESDTVLFKLADPGSPTLVQDRDGAAALYVLMPMRV; encoded by the coding sequence ATGAAGGTTACCCTCGAACGAGCGGCTCTGTTGAAGTCTCTTGGCCATGTGCATCGCGTCGTCGAGCGCCGCAATACCATTCCGATATTGGCGAATGTCCTGTTGCGCGCCGAGGGCCAAGCGCTGCTGCTCAAGGCGACCGATCTCGATCTCGAGGTGACCGAGCGTTTGCCCGCCGATGTTGGCATTGCCGGTGCGACCACGCTTCCCGCGCATATCCTCTATGAGATTGTTCGCAAATTGCCGGACGGCGCCCAGGTTTCGCTCGATTCAAGCGGGGAAGGCCAGTTGCAACTGCGCTCGGGGCGCTCGCGGTTCAATCTGCAATCCCTGCCGGACAGCGATTTTCCAGATCTTGCCACCGGCGAGCTGGGGCATGGTTTCAACCTCGCGGCGCAGGATCTCAAGCGGCTGATCGACAAAACCCAATTCGCGATTTCCAACGAAGAAACCCGCTATTATCTGAACGGCGTTTATCTGCATACGATCGAGGTTGAGGGCCATATGATGCTGCGCGCCGTCGCGACCGACGGGCACCGGCTGGCACGGGTCGAAATTCCCGCGCCCAAAGGTGCTGCCGGCATGCCGGGCGTGATCTTGCCGCGCAAAGCCGTGACCGAGGTGCAAAAGCTCATCGAGGATCCCGGCGCCGAAGTGCGGGTCGACATCTCGGCGACCAAGGCGCGGTTTACCTTCGGCGATCCGGCGGCGGCTTCAGGGCAGGTCGTGCTGATTTCAAAATTGATCGACGGCACTTTTCCCGATTACGTGCGGGTCATTCCCGCTGGCAACGACAAGCGTCTGGTGGTCGACCGGGCGCCATTCGCGGCGGCGGTCGACCGGGTGTCGACGATTTCGTCGGAGCGCGGCCGCGCCGTTAAGCTCGCCCTCACTGATTCAAAGCTGACTCTGTCCGTGACCAACCCAGATTCCGGCTCGGCGACGGAAGAGCTCGATGTCGATTATGATTCGGCACCGATCGACATTGGCTTCAACGCCCGCTATCTCCTCGACATCACCGAGCAGCTCGAAAGCGACACGGTGTTGTTCAAGCTCGCTGATCCTGGGTCTCCGACGCTGGTGCAAGACCGCGATGGGGCGGCGGCGCTCTATGTGCTGATGCCGATGCGGGTGTGA
- the efp gene encoding elongation factor P, producing the protein MPRINGNQITPGTVISHDGGLWVAVKTNAVKPGKGGAFNQVELKNLIDARKLNERFRADETVEVIELELKDFSFLYAQGDALVFMDLESFEQIELDSDWIGERAAFLQEGMKVTLQMHESRPVSIRFPPNVTLTIVEADPVVRGQTAASSYKPAKLENGLRVLVPPFIDVGERIVVDTNEATYLRRAD; encoded by the coding sequence ATGCCCAGGATCAATGGTAATCAAATTACGCCCGGCACTGTCATCAGCCACGATGGCGGCCTTTGGGTTGCTGTGAAAACCAATGCGGTGAAGCCTGGCAAGGGCGGCGCCTTCAATCAGGTCGAACTGAAAAATCTCATCGACGCGCGCAAACTCAATGAGCGTTTTCGCGCCGACGAGACGGTTGAAGTGATTGAGCTCGAACTGAAAGATTTCAGTTTTCTGTATGCGCAAGGTGACGCGCTCGTTTTCATGGATCTTGAATCCTTTGAACAGATCGAGCTCGACAGCGATTGGATTGGCGAGCGGGCGGCTTTTCTTCAGGAGGGCATGAAAGTCACTTTGCAGATGCATGAAAGCCGCCCGGTCAGCATCAGATTTCCGCCAAATGTCACCTTGACGATTGTCGAGGCCGATCCCGTGGTGCGCGGCCAGACCGCCGCCTCGTCCTACAAGCCAGCAAAACTCGAAAACGGCTTGCGCGTGCTTGTGCCGCCTTTCATCGATGTCGGCGAGAGAATCGTCGTCGATACGAATGAGGCCACCTATCTGCGTCGGGCGGATTAA
- a CDS encoding inositol monophosphatase family protein — protein sequence MIRSALMKVMTDAAFKAGRGLTRDFGEVENLQVSVKGPGDFVSAADRKAEKILYEELARARPGYGFVMEEGGRVEGTDKSHTWFIDPLDGTTNFLHGLPIFAISIGLAREGQIIAGVVFNPATGDMFVAEKGQGAFHNNRRLRVAARRDLSDCLIGCGIPHIGKPNEHPRFMTDLAAVMAKAGNIRRLGAAALDLCGVASGTYDGFWERNLQAWDLAAGIIMIKEAGGFVADAEGGDEILAKGSICAGNEVILRSLLTLIKG from the coding sequence ATGATCCGTTCCGCGCTCATGAAGGTCATGACCGACGCGGCCTTTAAGGCCGGGCGGGGTTTGACGCGCGACTTTGGCGAGGTGGAAAATCTGCAGGTGTCCGTGAAGGGGCCTGGGGATTTCGTGTCCGCCGCCGATCGCAAGGCAGAAAAAATCCTCTACGAGGAATTGGCGCGGGCGCGTCCGGGCTATGGTTTTGTGATGGAGGAAGGCGGCCGCGTCGAGGGCACCGACAAAAGCCACACCTGGTTCATCGATCCGCTCGATGGGACCACCAATTTTCTGCACGGGTTGCCGATTTTCGCGATCTCGATTGGGCTTGCGCGCGAAGGTCAGATCATCGCGGGAGTCGTTTTCAATCCGGCCACCGGTGATATGTTTGTCGCCGAAAAAGGCCAAGGTGCTTTCCACAACAACCGGCGCCTGCGTGTCGCGGCGCGGCGCGATTTGAGTGATTGCCTGATCGGCTGCGGCATTCCGCATATCGGCAAGCCCAACGAGCATCCGCGCTTCATGACGGATTTGGCGGCGGTCATGGCGAAGGCAGGCAACATTCGCCGCCTCGGCGCCGCCGCCCTCGATCTTTGCGGCGTAGCCTCGGGGACATATGATGGTTTTTGGGAGCGCAATTTGCAGGCCTGGGACCTTGCGGCGGGGATTATCATGATCAAGGAGGCCGGCGGCTTCGTGGCGGACGCCGAGGGCGGCGACGAGATTTTGGCCAAGGGGTCGATCTGCGCCGGCAATGAGGTGATCTTGCGGTCTCTGCTAACTTTGATCAAGGGCTGA